A portion of the Manihot esculenta cultivar AM560-2 chromosome 2, M.esculenta_v8, whole genome shotgun sequence genome contains these proteins:
- the LOC110602734 gene encoding GTP-binding protein YPTM2 — translation MNPEYDYLFKLLLIGDSGVGKSCLLLRFADDSYLESYISTIGVDFKIRTVEQDGKTIKLQIWDTAGQERFRTITSSYYRGAHGIIVVYDVTDQESFNNVKQWLSEIDRYASENVNKLLVGNKSDLTANKVVPYETAKAFADEIGIPFMETSAKNSTNVEQAFMAMAAEIKNRMASNPAMNNARPPTVQIRGQPVNQKSGCCSS, via the exons ATGAATCCTGAATA CGATTATCTGTTCAAGCTTTTGCTAATTGGAGATTCAGGAGTTGGCAAATCTTGTCTACTTCTGAGATTTGCT GACGATTCATATCTGGAGAGCTACATCAGTACCATTGGAGTTGATTTC AAAATACGAACCGTGGAGCAGGATGGGAAAACTATTAAACTCCAAATT TGGGACACAGCTGGCCAAGAACGTTTTAGGACGATTACGAGCAGCTACTATCGAGGAGCCCATGGCATTATT GTTGTTTACGATGTCACGGACCAAGAGAGCTTCAACAATGTTAAACAATGGTTGAGTGAAATTGACCGATATGCTAGCGAAAACGTGAACAAGCTACTTGTTGGTAACAAGAGTGACCTCACAGCAAATAAAGTTGTCCCTTATGAGACTGCAAAG GCATTTGCTGATGAAATTGGCATACCTTTCATGGAGACGAGTGCCAAAAATTCCACAAATGTTGAGCAGGCTTTCATGGCTATGGCTGCTGAAATCAAGAATAG GATGGCAAGCAACCCGGCAATGAACAACGCAAGACCTCCAACTGTGCAGATTCGAGGACAGCCTGTCAATCAGAAGTCTGGTTGCTGCTCTTCTTGA
- the LOC110609334 gene encoding RGG repeats nuclear RNA binding protein A, protein MATMNPFDLLGDDDNDDPTQLIVAAQLKVEKPKKPSAPAQPQAQAQPAKSAKLPTKPLPPAQAVREAKTEGGRGGGRGGGRGAGRGRGGGSGFNRDSNNEATFGSNNGFSGGYRPSEEVDTGKPSEKRGYGGPRGGFRGGRRGGLSNGEAGEGERPRRLYERRSGTGRGNEFKRDGAGRGNWGTPADEIAPETEEPVVENEKNIGSEKQSGEEDAADINKESPVDEPEEKEPEDKEMTLEEYEKIREEKRKALLSMKPEERKVDVEKEFGSMLQLSNKKGSNEIFIKLGSERDKRRDADKEDRAKKSVSINEFLKPADGERYYNPGGRGRGRGRGPRGGYGGGGNMRDPAAPSIEDRGQFPTLGGK, encoded by the exons ATGGCAACCATGAACCCTTTCGATCTCCTTGGAGACGATGACAATGACGACCCCACTCAACTCATCGTGGCTGCTCAGCTCAAGGTTGAGAAGCCTAAGAAGCCGTCCGCTCCTGCTCAGCCTCAAGCTCAAGCTCAGCCAGCCAAAAGTGCTAAGCTTCCTACCAAGCCTCTTCCTCCGGCTCAGGCTG TGAGGGAAGCAAAGACTGAAGGTGGGCGTGGTGGAGGTCGAGGTGGTGGCCGTGGTGCTGGTCGTGGTCGTGGAGGTGGCAGCGGATTTAACCGAGATTCAAATAATGAGGCTACCTTTGGCAGCAACAATGGATTTTCTGGAGGGTACAGACCATCTGAAGAGGTTGACACTGGGAAGCCATCCGAGAAGCGTGGCTATGGAGGTCCTCGTGGTGGTTTTCGTGGCGGTCGTCGTGGTGGTTTGAGCAATGGGGAAGCTGGAGAAGGTGAACGTCCTCGTAGGCTGTATGAACGCCGCAGCGGTACTGGGCGTGG GAATGAGTTCAAACGTGATGGTGCTGGTCGTGGTAATTGGGGAACTCCTGCCGATGAAATTGCTCC GGAAACTGAGGAACCTGTGGTTGAAAATGAAAAGAACATTGGTTCTGAGAAGCAGTCAGGAGAGGAGGATGCTGCAGATATCAACAAGGAGAGTCCTGTGGATGAGCCTGAAGAGAAGGAACCTGAGGACAAG GAGATGACTCTGGAAGAGTATGAGAAAATTCGTGAAGAAAAGAGGAAAGCTTTGCTTTCTATGAAGCCAGAGGAAAGAAAGGTTGATGTGGAGAAAGAGTTTGGCTCTATGCTTCAACTTTCAAATAAGAAGGGCAGTAATGAAATCTTTATCAAACTG GGTTCTGAAAGGGACAAACGAAGGGATGCTGACAAAGAAGACAGGGCTAAAAAG TCTGTAAGCATAAATGAGTTCCTGAAGCCTGCTGATGGGGAAAGATACTATAACCCTGGTGGTCGTGGTCGTGGACGTGGCCGTGGACCAAGAGGTGGATATGGCGGAGGAGGCAACATGCGTGATCCAGCAGCCCCCTCAATTGAAGATCGCGGTCAGTTCCCCACCCTGGGTGGCAAGTGA
- the LOC122723135 gene encoding monooxygenase 2 isoform X2: MVVKSEDGRELRSFRFKDEDQSQEVRAVERRILLETLANQLPTEAVRFSSGLEKIETSEKGETLLKLNNGNQLLAKIVIGCDGIRSPVAKWMGFSDPKYVGHCAFRGLGVYSDGQPFEPRVNYVYGRGLRAGYVPVSPTKVYWFICFNSPSPGPKITDPSELKKQAKELVRNWPSELLNLIDISPDETVSKTPLVDRWLWPTVSPSASVGRTVLVGDAWHPMTPNLGQGACCALEDSVVLARKLANAINSGPASIEDAFRSYGSERWPRIFPLTIRANLVGSLLQWEDPIVCSVRNNIIIPKLVRLGPIMEHTNFDCEPLITQISETSGER, translated from the exons ATGGTGGTGAAGTCGGAAGATGGAAGGGAGCTTCGCTCCTTCAGGTTTAAAGATGAAGATCAAAG CCAAGAAGTTCGTGCAGTGGAGAGGAGAATACTTCTGGAAACTCTTGCCAATCAACTGCCAACAGAAGCTGTACGTTTCTCTTCAGGTTTGGAAAAGATTGAGACGAGCGAAAAAGGGGAAACTCTTCTGAAACTTAATAATGGAAACCAGCTACTTGCGAAG ATTGTTATCGGCTGTGATGGCATTCGATCTCCAGTTGCAAAGTGGATGGGATTCTCCGATCCTAAATATGTAGGGCACTGTGCATTCCGCGGACTAGGAGTTTATTCAGACGGGCAGCCATTTGAACCAAGAGTAAATTATGTCTATGGAAGAGGATTGCGTGCTGGATATGTTCCTGTTTCTCCCACAAAAGTTTACTGGTTTATCTGCTTCAACAGCCCATCTCCAG GTCCAAAAATTACCGATCCATCTGAATTGAAGAAGCAAGCCAAGGAACTTGTCAGGAACTGGCCTTCTGAGCTGCTGAACTTGATAGATATATCCCCAGATGAAACAGTCAGCAAAACTCCTCTGGTAGATCGTTGGCTGTGGCCTACTGTAAGCCCTTCTGCTTCAGTAGGGAGGACTGTGCTGGTTGGAGATGCATGGCACCCAATGACTCCCAATCTAGGACAAGGCGCTTGTTGTGCATTAGAGGATTCTGTAGTTCTAGCAAGAAAGCTTGCAAATGCAATCAACTCTGGACCTGCTTCCATAGAAGATGCTTTCAGGTCATATGGAAGTGAACGATGGCCCCGTATCTTCCCATTAACCATACGGGCAAACCTCGTCGGATCACTGTTGCAGTGGGAGGATCCAATTGTTTGTTCTGTTCGGAACAATATCATTATACCGAAGCTAGTTAGGCTTGGACCGATTATGGAGCATACCAATTTCGATTGTGAACCCCTAATAACACAAATTTCTGAAACTTCAGGGGAACGATGA
- the LOC110608564 gene encoding phospholipase A1-Ibeta2, chloroplastic translates to MMQMQMQISSTLPAHNFHLVQAKCGNFKCQQSPLNPSIKPTSASMTQSLKPVTSTEFTKKHLANLEKLIQKQSTPEPNQPELVQPVHRVSNGNDNRSTLANKGKALLEGLNLGRMWSEMRAAEEMSPRHLNRLQRLLSKTAEYSPRNNLASRWREYHGSNNWAGLLDPLDENLRREVVRYGEFVQAAYHAFHSNPTMSTEEVPLPRHVALPDRSYKVTKSLYATSSVGLPKWVDDVAPDLGWMTQRSSWVGYVAVCDDKREIQRMGRRDIVIALRGTSTCLEWAENMRAHLVDMPGNHDSVHGQPKVECGFLSLYKTSGAHVPSLAESVAEEIRRLMEQYKGETLSITVTGHSLGAALAVLVADDLSTQAKDMPPVAVFSFGGPKVGNRGFANQINAKNVKVLRIVNNQDVITKVPGLPMVEELNDDLPLAYSHVGIELRVDTKMSPYLKPNADVACCHDLEAYLHLVDGFLASNCPFRANAKRSLVKLLNDQGSNVKKLYTTKAHALSLNLDRQGFSPSGCLPSPSQ, encoded by the coding sequence ATGATGCAGATGCAGATGCAGATCAGCTCAACTCTTCCAGCCCATAACTTCCACCTTGTTCAGGCAAAATGCGGCAATTTCAAATGCCAGCAATCTCCATTAAATCCTTCTATTAAACCCACTTCAGCATCAATGACTCAATCGCTGAAGCCGGTTACTTCAACTGAATTTACTAAGAAACACCTTGCCAATCTTGAAAAACTTATTCAAAAACAGTCTACTCCAGAACCGAACCAACCTGAACTGGTACAACCAGTTCATAGAGTTTCTAATGGGAACGATAATAGATCGACATTAGCAAACAAAGGTAAAGCTTTACTTGAAGGCCTCAACTTGGGTAGGATGTGGTCTGAAATGAGAGCGGCTGAGGAAATGTCACCTAGACATCTAAACAGGCTTCAACGGTTGTTGTCCAAAACAGCGGAGTATTCTCCAAGGAATAATCTGGCTTCCAGGTGGCGAGAGTATCATGGGAGCAACAATTGGGCGGGGCTTCTTGATCCGTTGGATGAGAATCTTCGGCGAGAGGTTGTGAGGTATGGAGAATTTGTGCAAGCAGCCTACCATGCTTTCCATTCGAATCCGACCATGTCAACAGAAGAAGTTCCTTTGCCCAGACATGTGGCTCTGCCTGATAGGTCATATAAGGTAACAAAGAGCCTTTACGCTACGTCCTCCGTCGGTTTGCCCAAATGGGTAGATGATGTAGCACCGGATCTCGGTTGGATGACCCAACGATCGAGTTGGGTCGGGTATGTGGCTGTATGTGACGACAAGAGAGAGATCCAGAGAATGGGAAGGAGGGATATTGTGATTGCATTACGTGGCACATCCACGTGTCTTGAATGGGCCGAGAACATGAGGGCCCATTTAGTTGATATGCCCGGAAATCATGACTCCGTCCATGGACAACCAAAGGTTGAATGTGGATTCCTGAGCCTATACAAAACCAGTGGAGCTCATGTGCCGAGTCTAGCTGAATCAGTGGCTGAAGAGATAAGGAGGCTTATGGAACAATACAAGGGTGAGACCCTAAGCATTACAGTCACAGGACACAGCTTAGGAGCAGCATTAGCCGTATTAGTAGCAGATGATTTAAGCACACAAGCCAAAGATATGCCACCAGTTGCAGTATTTTCCTTCGGAGGACCTAAGGTTGGTAACAGAGGATTTGCAAACCAAATCAATGCCAAAAATGTTAAGGTCTTACGTATTGTTAACAATCAAGATGTTATTACTAAGGTCCCTGGCTTGCCAATGGTTGAAGAACTAAATGATGACCTTCCATTGGCATACTCACATGTGGGAATAGAGTTACGTGTAGATACAAAGATGTCTCCATATCTAAAGCCGAATGCTGATGTGGCATGCTGCCATGATTTAGAAGCATATCTCCATTTGGTGGACGGATTCTTGGCTTCAAATTGTCCGTTTAGAGCCAATGCCAAGAGAAGTTTAGTGAAGTTGCTTAACGATCAAGGTTCTAATGTCAAGAAATTGTATACAACTAAAGCTCATGCTTTGAGTTTGAATCTTGATAGGCAGGGCTTCTCTCCTTCTGGTTGTCTACCTAGTCCATCTCAATAA
- the LOC122723135 gene encoding monooxygenase 2 isoform X1, translated as MAVASSSLLFLNSHVLSSSLPFPPTRPFPKPQSWFLLRAKFRPISLSITRAVKSDVSKEDIVIVGAGIAGLATAVSLQRLGIRSVVLEQAESLRTGGTSLTLFKNGWRVLDAIGVGSNLRSQFLEIEGMVVKSEDGRELRSFRFKDEDQSQEVRAVERRILLETLANQLPTEAVRFSSGLEKIETSEKGETLLKLNNGNQLLAKIVIGCDGIRSPVAKWMGFSDPKYVGHCAFRGLGVYSDGQPFEPRVNYVYGRGLRAGYVPVSPTKVYWFICFNSPSPGPKITDPSELKKQAKELVRNWPSELLNLIDISPDETVSKTPLVDRWLWPTVSPSASVGRTVLVGDAWHPMTPNLGQGACCALEDSVVLARKLANAINSGPASIEDAFRSYGSERWPRIFPLTIRANLVGSLLQWEDPIVCSVRNNIIIPKLVRLGPIMEHTNFDCEPLITQISETSGER; from the exons ATGGCGGTAGCCTCTTCCTCGCTCCTTTTCCTCAACTCCCATGTCTTATCATCTTCTCTTCCCTTTCCTCCTACTCGGCCATTCCCAAAACCCCAATCTTGGTTTCTTCTCCGCGCCAAATTCAGACCCATCTCTTTATCAATTACTAGAGCTGTAAAATCTGATGTTAGCAAGGAGGATATCGTTATCGTGGGTGCTGGGATTGCTGGCCTCGCCACTGCAGTGTCTCTCCAGAG ACTCGGAATTCGGTCAGTGGTGCTGGAGCAGGCAGAATCACTTAGAACTGGTGGAACCTCTCTCACCCTTTTCAAAAATGGGTGGAGGGTATTGGATGCTATCGGAGTTGGTAGTAACCTTAGGAGCCAATTTCTTGAAATTGAAGG GATGGTGGTGAAGTCGGAAGATGGAAGGGAGCTTCGCTCCTTCAGGTTTAAAGATGAAGATCAAAG CCAAGAAGTTCGTGCAGTGGAGAGGAGAATACTTCTGGAAACTCTTGCCAATCAACTGCCAACAGAAGCTGTACGTTTCTCTTCAGGTTTGGAAAAGATTGAGACGAGCGAAAAAGGGGAAACTCTTCTGAAACTTAATAATGGAAACCAGCTACTTGCGAAG ATTGTTATCGGCTGTGATGGCATTCGATCTCCAGTTGCAAAGTGGATGGGATTCTCCGATCCTAAATATGTAGGGCACTGTGCATTCCGCGGACTAGGAGTTTATTCAGACGGGCAGCCATTTGAACCAAGAGTAAATTATGTCTATGGAAGAGGATTGCGTGCTGGATATGTTCCTGTTTCTCCCACAAAAGTTTACTGGTTTATCTGCTTCAACAGCCCATCTCCAG GTCCAAAAATTACCGATCCATCTGAATTGAAGAAGCAAGCCAAGGAACTTGTCAGGAACTGGCCTTCTGAGCTGCTGAACTTGATAGATATATCCCCAGATGAAACAGTCAGCAAAACTCCTCTGGTAGATCGTTGGCTGTGGCCTACTGTAAGCCCTTCTGCTTCAGTAGGGAGGACTGTGCTGGTTGGAGATGCATGGCACCCAATGACTCCCAATCTAGGACAAGGCGCTTGTTGTGCATTAGAGGATTCTGTAGTTCTAGCAAGAAAGCTTGCAAATGCAATCAACTCTGGACCTGCTTCCATAGAAGATGCTTTCAGGTCATATGGAAGTGAACGATGGCCCCGTATCTTCCCATTAACCATACGGGCAAACCTCGTCGGATCACTGTTGCAGTGGGAGGATCCAATTGTTTGTTCTGTTCGGAACAATATCATTATACCGAAGCTAGTTAGGCTTGGACCGATTATGGAGCATACCAATTTCGATTGTGAACCCCTAATAACACAAATTTCTGAAACTTCAGGGGAACGATGA
- the LOC110608581 gene encoding pentatricopeptide repeat-containing protein At4g16835, mitochondrial: protein MHRIRRLLRSPPFATSPLTIRCKAFFSSSARQYPDATPGNESNSSSPTNRTHLVSSINISPRPTIFNKSTPLNGHKCNDVISSNQMISRYIKSGDLDSALTLFDSMTVKTTVSWNSILAGYSKKRGKLSEARELFDKIPKPDTVSYNTMLACYMQNSDMETARAFFDGMPNKDTASWNTMISGFAHNGQMDKARELFLIMPNKNVVTWNAMISGYIACDDLDSAVKLFEIAPVKSVVAWTAMITGNMNLGRIELAEKLFQDMSTENVVTWNAMIAGYIENSRAEDGVKLFRTMLGFGIRPNPSTLSSLLLGCSELSALQLGRQVHQLVCKSTLSSDTCAGTSLVSMYCKCGNLEDALKLFLEIPRKDIVTWNAMISGYAQHGAGEKALSLFNEMKMAGIRPDWITFVAVLLACNHAGFVDLGVKYFHSMVSDYGVETKPEHYTCMVDLLGRAGKLDEAVDLIKKMPFKPHVAIFGTLLGACRIHKNIEIAEFAAKNLLGLDPTSATGYVQLANVYASQNRWDHVARVRRSMKSSGVVKTPGYSWLEVNNVVHKFRSSDRIHPELACVHQKLIELEKKMKLAGYVPDLEYALHDVEEEQKEQLLLWHSEKLAITYGLIKLPWRTPIRVFKNLRVCGDCHRAIKYISAIERREIIVRDNIRFHHFKDGFCSCGDYW from the coding sequence ATGCACAGAATACGACGCCTGCTTCGCTCTCCTCCCTTCGCAACTTCGCCACTTACCATTCGCTGCAAAGCTTTTTTCTCCTCCTCCGCCCGCCAATACCCTGATGCCACACCAGGCAACGAGTCCAACTCATCATCACCTACAAATAGAACCCATTTGGTTTCTTCCATTAACATATCCCCCAGACCCACCATTTTCAACAAATCTACCCCACTTAATGGCCATAAATGCAATGATGTCATTTCATCAAACCAGATGATCTCTAGGTATATCAAGTCCGGTGATTTGGATTCTGCTCTCACTTTGTTCGATAGCATGACGGTTAAAACGACAGTTTCTTGGAATTCAATTTTGGCTGGATATTCTAAAAAGCGCGGGAAATTGAGTGAAGCCCGTGAACTGTTTGATAAAATTCCTAAGCCAGACACTGTATCTTATAACACCATGTTAGCATGTTACATGCAGAATTCTGACATGGAAACGGCACGAGCTTTTTTTGATGGGATGCCCAATAAAGATACAGCTTCTTGGAATACAATGATTTCGGGTTTTGCCCATAATGGGCAAATGGACAAAGCACGGGAGTTATTCTTGATAATGCCCAATAAAAATGTTGTTACTTGGAATGCCATGATTTCGGGGTACATTGCATGTGACGATCTGGATTCAGCtgtaaaattatttgaaatagcACCAGTTAAGAGTGTGGTGGCTTGGACGGCGATGATCACTGGAAACATGAATCTCGGGAGGATTGAATTAGCAGAGAAATTATTTCAAGATATGTCAACAGAGAATGTGGTTACATGGAATGCTATGATTGCAGGTTACATTGAGAATTCTAGAGCTGAGGATGGTGTCAAACTTTTTAGAACAATGCTGGGATTTGGTATCCGGCCAAATCCATCGACCTTGAGTAGCCTTTTGTTGGGGTGTAGTGAGTTGTCAGCTTTACAGTTGGGAAGACAAGTTCATCAGCTTGTTTGTAAGTCTACATTGTCCAGTGATACGTGTGCAGGCACATCGTTGGTTAGTATGTATTGTAAATGTGGAAATTTGGAGGATGCTTTGAAATTGTTTCTTGAGATTCCAAGAAAAGACATAGTCACTTGGAATGCGATGATTTCTGGTTATGCTCAACATGGAGCGGGTGAGAAAGCTCTTTCTTTGTTTAATGAAATGAAAATGGCAGGAATCAGGCCAGACTGGATCACCTTTGTTGCAGTATTATTGGCTTGCAACCATGCAGGCTTTGTAGATCTTGGAGTTAAATACTTTCATTCAATGGTGAGTGATTATGGAGTTGAAACTAAGCCAGAGCACTACACATGTATGGTTGACCTTCTTGGTAGGGCAGGGAAGTTAGATGAAGCTGTAGATTTGATAAAGAAAATGCCTTTCAAACCTCATGTTGCCATATTTGGAACTCTTTTGGGTGCTTGTAGGATACACAAGAACATAGAGATAGCTGAGTTTGCTGCCAAGAACTTGCTTGGTCTTGATCCAACAAGTGCAACGGGTTATGTTCAACTTGCAAATGTTTATGCATCTCAGAACCGATGGGACCATGTTGCCAGGGTTAGGCGTTCAATGAAAAGCAGCGGGGTAGTGAAGACCCCTGGGTACAGTTGGCTTGAGGTTAACAATGTAGTTCACAAGTTCAGATCAAGTGATAGGATTCACCCAGAATTAGCTTGCGTACACCAGAAACTGATTGAATTAGAGAAGAAAATGAAGTTAGCAGGATACGTGCCAGATCTTGaatatgcattacatgatgTGGAGGAAGAGCAGAAAGAGCAGCTTCTGCTGTGGCACAGTGAGAAGCTGGCAATTACTTATGGCcttatcaaattgccatggagGACTCCAATACGGGTGTTCAAGAACTTGCGAGTTTGTGGGGATTGCCATCGTGCTATAAAATACATATCAGCAATAGAAAGAAGAGAAATTATTGTTAGAGATAATATAAGATTTCATCATTTCAAAGATGGGTTTTGCTCTTGTGGTGATTATTGGTAG